CGACGCGCAGGAGGCGCTGCGCATCGGCCTGGCCGACAAGGTGGTCCCGCCCGAGGAACTGATGGCCGCGTGCCGCGCGATCGCGGACCAGATCGCCGCCAACGGGCCGCTGGCGGTCGCCGAGGCCAAGAAGGTCATCCATCAGGGCCAGTCGATGGCGCTCGAACACGCGATCGCGCTCGAGCAGCGGGCGTTCGCGGAGCTGTTCATCACCGCCGACCGGGCCGAGGGGATGCGCGCGTTCCTCGACAAGCGGCCCGCCAACTTCGAGGGCAAGTAAGTGCAGTTCCAGTTCACCGAGGAGCAGCAGTTCGTCCAGAGGATGGCGCGCGAGTTCGCGCGCAACGAGGTGTTGCCGCGCGCGCCGGCGATCGACCGCGAGCACGCGCACCCGCGCGACCTCGTCGCGAGGATGGCCGAACTCGGGCTGATGGGCGTCGCGGTCCCGGAGGAGTACGGCGGCGCCGGCCTCGACACGGTGTCCTACGTGCTCGCGATGGAGGAGGTGTCGCGGGCGTGCGCGTCGACCGGCGTGATCATGAGCGTGAACAACTCGCTCGTGTGCGACCCGATCCTCAAGTTCGGCACCGAGGAACAAAAGCGCCGGTGGCTCGTGCCGCTGGCGCAGGGCGAAAAGCTCGGTTGCTTTTGCCTGTCGGAGCCGGAGGCCGGCTCGGACGCGGCGGCCCAGACGACCGTCGCCGTGCGCGACGGCGACGCGTACGTGCTCAACGGCGTCAAGAACTGGATCACCAACGGGCCGGTCGCGGACGTCGCCGTGCTCATGGCGATGACCGACAAGGCCGCCGGCCATCGCGGCATCACCGCGTTCATCGTGCCGATGGACGCGCCGGGCGTGCGCTGCGGGCCGCCCGACGACAAGCTCGGGATTCGCGGGTCGAAATCGTGCCAGGTGTTCCTGGAGGATGCGCGCATCCCCGCCGACCAGGTGCTCGGCGAGGTCGGCCAGGGCTTCAAGGTCGCGATGAGCACGCTCGACGGCGGCCGGATCGGCATCGCCGCGCAGGCCATCGGCATCGCGCGCGCGTGCCTCGAGGAATCGCTCGACTACGCAGTGCAGCGCAAGACCTTCGGCAAGCCGATCGCCGAGCATCAGGCGATTCAGTGGAAGCTGGCCGACATGGCGGCCGACGTCGACGCGGCGCGCCTGATGACGCTGCGCGCGGCGCTGCTCAAGGACCGGGGCGTGCGGTTCTCCAAGGAGGCGGCGATGGCCAAGCTGTTTGCGGCCGACGCGGCGAACCGGATCGCGCGCGAGGCGGTGCAGGTGTTCGGCGGCAACGGCTACGTGACCGAGTATCCGGTCGAGCGGCACTTCAGGGACGCGAAGATCACCGAGATCTACGAGGGGACCAGCGAAATTCAGCGGCTCGTGATCGCGAACTGGCTGTTTCGCGACTGAGCGCGCCGCGCGGAGGACGGCATGCGCGCGTGGATTGCAGCGGTAGGGATGATCGGGGTGTGGGCGACGGCGTGCGGCGGCAGCCAGCAGCCGGAGCGGGAGCCGCCGCCGCCGCCGCCGGACGCGGCGCCCGCGGCCTACGACGACGTGGACGATACCCTGGTCGATCCGATGACGATCGACGAGATCAACCTCGCGCTCGAGCGGCGCGCGCCGCAGGTGTCGCGTTGCTACGCGCGCGCGATCGAGTCCGGCGCGCTGCCGCGCACCGCCAAAGGCGTCGTCGTCGTCGAACTCACGATCGCGCGCGACGGTTCGCCGCAGGACGTGCACGTGTTGCCGGCGTCGACCCTCAAGGCGCCGCCGCTGGCCGACTGCGTGGTCCGCGAGATCCGGGACGCGCGGTTCCCGTCGCTGCCCAAGCCGCTGCCGATGACCTACAGCTACAAGCTCGAGAGGGACTACTGAATGACGATCGGGTTGCGAACCCGCGCGCTTGCGTGGCTGATCGCCGGCGTCGCCGGCTGCGGCGGATCGGCGCCGCAGGCGGACGACACCACGCCGGATCCGCCGCGCGAACGCGTGGTCGCCGAGCACGTGCCGAGCCTGCACGACGACGCCGCCGACGACGACCCGGAGGACGCCGAGGAGGGGTTCGAGGTCGCCGGCACCAAGGGGCACCTGGACCCCTACGACATCGAGCGCGGAATCGAGCCGCACCAGGGGGCGCTCACCGACTGCTTCATGGCGGCGGCGCGGCGCGACCGCTACCTCGGCGGCGACGTGGTGCTGGCATTCGTGGTCGCGCCGTCGGGCGCGGTCAAGTCGGTGCGCCTCGCCGACAGCACGCTCGGGTCCTGGCAGGTCGAGCGTTGCCTGATCGACGTCGCATCGAAGATGACGTTCCGCAAGCCGCGCGGCCGCGGCGACGCGGACTTCACCGTGCCGCTGTCGTTCACCGCATCGCGCGCCGTCCGGTGGCTCGACGAGGAGGCCGCGCTCGCCGAGGTCGGCGACGCGGTAGCCGACCTGTCCGCGTGCGGGGCCGCGCCGCGGGTGCGCGTCACCCTGTACGTCGGCCCGCGCGGCAAGGTGCGGTCGGTGGGGTTCGGCGAGCCGGACGCCCCGGTACCGGCGGACTGGAAGGACTGCGCCGCCGCGGCGGCCGCCGCGTGGCAACTGACGGATCCGCGCGGTCAGATCGTAAAGTTGTCGTTCGTAACTGAGCCGTGAGGAACTCGTGAACCTCGAGCCGACCGAAGAGCAGCAGTTGATCCAGCGCACCGCGCGCGAGTTCGCCGAGCGCCGCCTCGCCCCCGCCGCCGCCCGCCGCGACGTCGACGAGACGTTCCCCGCCGACGAGTTGGCGGAGATCGCGGGGCTCGGCCTGATGGGGGTCGCCGTGCCGGAGGCGTACGGCGGCGCCGACGCCGGCGCGGTTGCCTTCGCGCTCGCGATGATGGAGCTGGCGCGTGCCGACGCGTCGGTGTCCGTGGCGGTGTCGGTGACGAACATGGTCGCCGAGCTGATCTGTGCCGCGGGGACCGACGAGCAAAAGCGCGAGCACGTGCCGAAACTCGTCGGCGGCGACTACCTGTGCGGCGCGTTCGCCCTGTCGGAACCGCAGAGCGGGTCGGACGCGGCGGCGCTCGAGACGCGGGCCGAGCGCATCGACGGCGGCTGGCGGCTGTTCGGAACCAAGCAGTGGATCACCAGCGGCGATCGCGCGGGATTGATGGTGGTGTGGGCCAAGACGGATCGCGGCGCCGGCCACCGCGGGATCACCGCGTTCCTCGTGCGCCGCGGCACGGCCGGGGTGACGGTCGCGAACCTCGAACACAAGATGGGCCTGCGCGGGTCGACCACCGCGCAGATCGTGCTCGACGGCTGCGAAGTGCCCGACTCCGACGTACTCGGCGAGGTCGGCGGCGGGTTCAAGCTCGCGATGCAGGCGCTCGACGGCGGCCGGATCGGCATCGCGTCGCAAGCGGTCGGCATCGCGAGCGCCGCCCTCGACGCCGCGATCCGCTACGCCAAGGACCGGGTCGCGTTCGGCGTGCCGATCGCCAAGCACCAGGCCATCGGCAACATGCTCGCCGACGCGGCGACCGGCGTGGACGCGGCGCGGCTGTTGGCGCTGCGGGCCGCGTGGCGCAAGCAGCAGGGGCTGCCGTTTACCAAGGAGGCGTCGATCGCCAAGGTGTTTGCGTCCGAAAAGGCGATTCGCGCTTGCGACGTGGCGATTCAGGTGCACGGCGGCTACGGCTACACGCGCGACTTCCCGGTCGAGCGCATGTATCGAGATGCGCGCGTCACGACCATCTACGAGGGGACGAGCGAGATCCAGCGCATCGTGATCGCGCGCCACCTGGTCAGGGAGATCGCATGACTCGCAAGGTTCGCATCCTGGTCGCGAAACCGGGCCTCGACGGCCACGACCGCGGCGCCAAGGTCGTCGCGCGCGCGCTGTCGGATGCCGGCTACGAGGTGATCTACACCGGGTTGCACCAGACGCCCGAGATGATCGCGGCGGCGGCGGTGCAAGAGGCGGTCGACGCCGTCGGCCTGTCGATCATGTCGGGTGCGCACATGACGCTGTTTCCGGCCGTCCTCGATGCGCTCAAGAAGCGCGGCGCGGACGACGTGTTGGTGTTCGGCGGCGGGATCATTCCCGACGAGGACGTCGCCAAGCTCAAGGCGATGGGAGTGGCCGAGATCTTCAAGCCGGGCGCGTCGACGCAGGAGATCGTCGATTGGGTCGAAAAGTACGTGCGCCCGCGCACCGACTGATCGGCGCGATCGCGGTGGCCGGCGCGGCGTGCGCCGGCACGGCTGCGGAGCATCGCGCGCCGGGGGCGGAGTCACGGGTCGCGGCCGGGCGGGCGGCGGCGGACGCGGCCGATGCCGGGCGGGGCGGCACCGACCGCGAGGCCGAGCAGGTCGCCGCCATCGAGTGGGCCGTGCGGCAGACGGCTGCGGCGGTGCACCTGTGCTACAAGCGCGCGCTCGCCGACGACTTTCGCCGCGAAGGGCGCGTCGTCGTCGACATCGTGTTTTCCGGTGGCGCACCGCGAGTCGAGGTGGTGCGCGACGCGACCCATTCGGCCAAGCTGCGCAGCTGCCTGGTAGCGACGTTCAGCGAGCTGCCGTGGCCGCCGGTGTTCAACGCGGGCGACCGGGTTCAGCTGCCGCTGTCGTTCGTCGCGCCGCCGGCGCAGTACACGGTGTGGCGCCGCGACGTCGACGAGCGCGACGTGGCTCCCGGCGCGGTCGCGCAGGTCGTGGTCGACGAGCGCAACACCGGCAATCCGGCGGCCTCTCTCACGTACCTGCGGTTGGCGCCCGGCGCGGCCCTGCCGGCGCATCGCGCGGCGTCGACCGCGCTCGTATACCTGGTGCAAGGGCGCGCCGCGGTCGTCGACGCGAGCGGCCGGCACCGCCGCTTCCTGGCGGCCGGGGACGCCGTGTATGTGCCGCCCGGGGCGGCACTGGGGCTCGCGGCGGAGCCCGGCGGCGCCGAGTTTGTCGTCGCGTACGCGCCGGCGGGCCCGGAGCAGCGATTCGACGGCGGCGCGTCGGCGGGCGATGCGGGGGCCGCCGCGCGCGGAGGGGCGCGCTGGCTCGCGGTCACCGGCGCCGACCTACCGCGGCATCCGGTCGCCGGCGGCGCCGCGGAGGTCGCGATCTATTTCGACGCCGCGCGCGCCGGCGACGGCCGCGCGTCGCTCGATCGGATTTCCGTCCGCCCGGGGGCGCGGCTTCCGGCCCACGTCCACGCGGACGCCACCGAAGTGGTCTATCTTCTCGACGGTGGCGGCGAGGTCGAGGTCGCCGGCGAGCGCTACCCGGTCGGCCCGCACACGGCCGTCCAGATCCCGGCGGGCACACCCCACGCGTTTTACGCCGATCCGGATCGAGGCGCGACCGCCGTCCAGATCTACACCCCCGCCGGACCCGAGCAGCGATTCAAACCATGACCGAACGAGCCCAGCGAGTCCTCGCCGGCGACGCGCGCGCCGGCGCGCAGTTGATGCGCGATCTCGACGACGCGGTGCCGAGCGCCATCGCCGACCTCAAGGCGCTGTACGCGCACACCGGGCGTGCCTACATCGTCGGGGTGACCGGCAATCCAGGCGCCGGCAAGTCGACGGTCGTCGACGCGATGATCGCCCGCTATCGCAAGGCGGGGCACCGCGTCGGCGTGGTCGCGGTCGATCCGACGTCGCCGTTTTCCGGCGGCGCGATCCTCGGCGATCGCATCCGCATGCAGCGCCACGCGACCGACGACGGCGTGTTCATCCGGTCGCTGGCGACCCGCGGCCACCTCGGGGGGCTGTCGCGGTCGACGTTCGACGTCGTCGACGTGCTCGACGCGATGGGCTACGACCGCATCCTGGTCGAGACGGTCGGCGTCGGCCAGGATGAGATCGACGTGATGAAGGCCGCGCACACCGCGGTCGTCGTGACCGTGCCCGGCCTCGGCGACGACATCCAGGCGATCAAGGCGGGCATCCTCGAGATCGCCGACGTGTTGTGCGTCAACAAGGCCGATCGCGAGGGGGCCGATCGGGCGGTGCGCGACCTGATGCACATGCTCGAGCTGCGGGCCGCCGATGGCGGCCGGCGCGACGTCGAGATCGTCAAGACGATCGCCACGCGGGGCGATTCGGAGGACTCCGGCATCGCCGAGCTGATGGCGGCGATCGAGCGCCACCGCGAGCGGGAAGGCGAGGGCGGGCAGCGGCGACGGGTGCGCCAGCGCGCCGCCGCGCACGTGGCCGAGCTGGTGCGCACGATGCTCGCCGACCGCGCCAAGGCCGTCGTCGCGGCGCGGGGTGGACTCGACGCCGTCGCCGAGGAGGTCGCCGAGCGGCGCCGCGATCCCTACACCGCCGCCGAGTCGATCGTCGCCGG
The DNA window shown above is from Deltaproteobacteria bacterium and carries:
- a CDS encoding acyl-CoA dehydrogenase, whose protein sequence is MQFQFTEEQQFVQRMAREFARNEVLPRAPAIDREHAHPRDLVARMAELGLMGVAVPEEYGGAGLDTVSYVLAMEEVSRACASTGVIMSVNNSLVCDPILKFGTEEQKRRWLVPLAQGEKLGCFCLSEPEAGSDAAAQTTVAVRDGDAYVLNGVKNWITNGPVADVAVLMAMTDKAAGHRGITAFIVPMDAPGVRCGPPDDKLGIRGSKSCQVFLEDARIPADQVLGEVGQGFKVAMSTLDGGRIGIAAQAIGIARACLEESLDYAVQRKTFGKPIAEHQAIQWKLADMAADVDAARLMTLRAALLKDRGVRFSKEAAMAKLFAADAANRIAREAVQVFGGNGYVTEYPVERHFRDAKITEIYEGTSEIQRLVIANWLFRD
- a CDS encoding energy transducer TonB, with the translated sequence MTIGLRTRALAWLIAGVAGCGGSAPQADDTTPDPPRERVVAEHVPSLHDDAADDDPEDAEEGFEVAGTKGHLDPYDIERGIEPHQGALTDCFMAAARRDRYLGGDVVLAFVVAPSGAVKSVRLADSTLGSWQVERCLIDVASKMTFRKPRGRGDADFTVPLSFTASRAVRWLDEEAALAEVGDAVADLSACGAAPRVRVTLYVGPRGKVRSVGFGEPDAPVPADWKDCAAAAAAAWQLTDPRGQIVKLSFVTEP
- a CDS encoding acyl-CoA dehydrogenase; amino-acid sequence: MNLEPTEEQQLIQRTAREFAERRLAPAAARRDVDETFPADELAEIAGLGLMGVAVPEAYGGADAGAVAFALAMMELARADASVSVAVSVTNMVAELICAAGTDEQKREHVPKLVGGDYLCGAFALSEPQSGSDAAALETRAERIDGGWRLFGTKQWITSGDRAGLMVVWAKTDRGAGHRGITAFLVRRGTAGVTVANLEHKMGLRGSTTAQIVLDGCEVPDSDVLGEVGGGFKLAMQALDGGRIGIASQAVGIASAALDAAIRYAKDRVAFGVPIAKHQAIGNMLADAATGVDAARLLALRAAWRKQQGLPFTKEASIAKVFASEKAIRACDVAIQVHGGYGYTRDFPVERMYRDARVTTIYEGTSEIQRIVIARHLVREIA
- a CDS encoding cobalamin B12-binding domain-containing protein yields the protein MTRKVRILVAKPGLDGHDRGAKVVARALSDAGYEVIYTGLHQTPEMIAAAAVQEAVDAVGLSIMSGAHMTLFPAVLDALKKRGADDVLVFGGGIIPDEDVAKLKAMGVAEIFKPGASTQEIVDWVEKYVRPRTD
- a CDS encoding cupin domain-containing protein; the encoded protein is MGRKVRAPAHRLIGAIAVAGAACAGTAAEHRAPGAESRVAAGRAAADAADAGRGGTDREAEQVAAIEWAVRQTAAAVHLCYKRALADDFRREGRVVVDIVFSGGAPRVEVVRDATHSAKLRSCLVATFSELPWPPVFNAGDRVQLPLSFVAPPAQYTVWRRDVDERDVAPGAVAQVVVDERNTGNPAASLTYLRLAPGAALPAHRAASTALVYLVQGRAAVVDASGRHRRFLAAGDAVYVPPGAALGLAAEPGGAEFVVAYAPAGPEQRFDGGASAGDAGAAARGGARWLAVTGADLPRHPVAGGAAEVAIYFDAARAGDGRASLDRISVRPGARLPAHVHADATEVVYLLDGGGEVEVAGERYPVGPHTAVQIPAGTPHAFYADPDRGATAVQIYTPAGPEQRFKP
- the meaB gene encoding methylmalonyl Co-A mutase-associated GTPase MeaB, translating into MTERAQRVLAGDARAGAQLMRDLDDAVPSAIADLKALYAHTGRAYIVGVTGNPGAGKSTVVDAMIARYRKAGHRVGVVAVDPTSPFSGGAILGDRIRMQRHATDDGVFIRSLATRGHLGGLSRSTFDVVDVLDAMGYDRILVETVGVGQDEIDVMKAAHTAVVVTVPGLGDDIQAIKAGILEIADVLCVNKADREGADRAVRDLMHMLELRAADGGRRDVEIVKTIATRGDSEDSGIAELMAAIERHREREGEGGQRRRVRQRAAAHVAELVRTMLADRAKAVVAARGGLDAVAEEVAERRRDPYTAAESIVAG